From Bacteroidota bacterium, one genomic window encodes:
- a CDS encoding OmpA family protein, whose amino-acid sequence MRKTAGFLLLLIITCSYVPNLIAQNTVVANFEFRDVNEKPLASKQFIIYKADKTVLLKGITDASGNYTAKLVKGSTLTVEFTESGENWSFELNIPNKEGLNSFTTVCKISLEAGTIPAAETSHTTHLIFKVTDENNVYEQEAVISLSQNGNEVYNCTTGLDGTCATDIDQYQTYDLTISKFGRIFKKKIELPKNERYSEYVYNITIQVVTQYKRTYTLDNVYFDYDKSDIREESFPALNALYSAMKENPAMVVEIAGHTDNKGPDDYNMELSQRRSNAVRDYLVKKGISAKRILPKGYGENEPIDTNDTDAGRQKNRRTEVRVISE is encoded by the coding sequence ATGAGAAAAACAGCCGGTTTCCTTCTGCTTCTGATAATAACCTGTTCGTATGTTCCCAATTTGATAGCTCAGAACACTGTAGTCGCAAACTTTGAGTTCAGGGATGTGAATGAAAAGCCACTGGCATCCAAACAATTCATTATTTACAAAGCTGACAAAACGGTGCTGTTGAAAGGTATTACCGATGCATCGGGAAATTATACCGCTAAACTTGTAAAAGGCTCTACGCTGACTGTTGAATTTACCGAATCGGGCGAAAATTGGTCGTTTGAACTCAATATCCCGAATAAGGAAGGTCTCAATTCTTTCACCACCGTTTGCAAGATTTCGCTCGAAGCCGGTACAATTCCTGCAGCCGAAACATCGCATACTACACATCTTATTTTCAAAGTTACTGACGAAAATAATGTATATGAACAGGAAGCTGTAATAAGCCTGTCGCAGAACGGCAATGAGGTTTATAACTGTACTACCGGACTTGACGGCACCTGCGCCACCGATATCGACCAGTATCAGACGTATGATCTCACCATTTCAAAATTCGGAAGAATATTCAAAAAGAAAATTGAATTGCCGAAAAATGAACGCTATTCGGAGTACGTCTATAATATAACCATTCAGGTTGTGACACAGTACAAGCGCACTTACACGCTTGACAACGTCTATTTTGATTATGATAAATCCGATATCCGTGAGGAGTCATTTCCTGCCCTGAACGCGCTTTATTCCGCAATGAAAGAAAATCCCGCTATGGTGGTTGAAATTGCCGGACATACCGATAATAAAGGCCCCGACGACTATAACATGGAATTATCGCAGCGCCGCTCAAACGCTGTCCGCGATTATCTGGTGAAGAAAGGTATCTCCGCCAAACGCATCCTTCCGAAAGGCTATGGCGAAAATGAACCCATAGATACCAACGATACAGATGCCGGCCGTCAGAAAAACAGAAGAACAGAAGTTCGCGTGATAAGCGAATAA
- a CDS encoding cyanophycinase, with translation MTPIRKSASKGYLVLIGGAEEKKGKESILAKTLSLNNSHNVCIIPSASAYPRGVAEEYMTAFKKLGAKNVEILDIRDRQQAEQQEFIDKIAEADLIFFTGGDLLKLIYVLEGTALLEAIHKANNEGATVAGTSAGASATGDPVFTGGDEKGLSKGSINIHDGFGFIKNIAIDTRFVNRGRLGRLTQFLCSGRTRKGVGIGENTGIIIAPSMIFEVYGHEMVTVVSTENVEYSNYYDIDDGGEIIIEGIQVGFLQHGSHFNLNTWKVIPNARKEHE, from the coding sequence ATGACCCCGATCCGGAAAAGCGCAAGCAAAGGCTATCTCGTCCTCATTGGCGGTGCCGAAGAAAAAAAAGGCAAGGAAAGCATACTCGCAAAAACATTATCGCTCAATAATTCCCACAACGTTTGTATTATTCCGTCCGCATCCGCCTATCCACGAGGCGTTGCAGAAGAATATATGACCGCCTTTAAAAAACTGGGCGCCAAAAATGTTGAGATACTTGATATTCGTGACCGTCAGCAGGCAGAACAGCAAGAATTCATTGATAAAATTGCTGAAGCTGACCTTATCTTCTTTACCGGAGGCGACCTGCTGAAACTGATTTATGTACTTGAAGGAACCGCATTGCTCGAAGCCATTCATAAAGCAAATAATGAAGGTGCAACAGTGGCAGGAACAAGTGCAGGCGCATCGGCTACCGGCGATCCCGTATTCACGGGCGGCGACGAAAAAGGTCTTTCCAAAGGAAGCATCAACATTCATGACGGCTTCGGATTCATCAAAAATATTGCCATCGATACCCGTTTTGTGAACCGCGGCCGGCTCGGCAGGCTCACTCAGTTTCTGTGCTCAGGCCGCACACGCAAAGGCGTCGGGATAGGCGAAAACACAGGTATTATCATTGCACCTTCGATGATATTTGAAGTTTACGGTCACGAAATGGTGACCGTTGTATCGACCGAAAATGTGGAATACTCCAATTATTATGATATTGATGACGGCGGCGAAATTATCATCGAAGGCATACAGGTGGGATTTCTGCAGCACGGCAGTCATTTCAATCTGAACACCTGGAAAGTAATTCCGAACGCCCGTAAGGAACATGAATAG